tttactAACCATTACTGTTGCCAATGCTAAGGTTGGCTTAATTTCCCTCTTAATGTATCACAGTGAACTGCAGCAGAAGGTTCAATTTCAAACCAATTAATATTCTCAATTTACCATCATAGTGCTACTGCACTAGACTTTAATGATTCTTATCTGCATATCACCCATTGTCTTCCCCCCTTAATGTCAATTATCCATCCCTGGATATGTGAAGAGCCAGAGTGGTATTTTTCTCAATTTCCTGAGGAGTACCTACAGCAGAACTTTTGTGTACCTGGAATTACATCAGAAGAACTGGCATGAACAGACTATTGAGCTACTTGTCTCTTTCAGTTATATTGAAGCAATGTTTCTACACGCTACATGGGGATAGAAGCTGATTCTTTATTATAAAATCTTCACCTTTGTATTGTTCTGctatatgattaaaaaaaattctctggtTCATATTTGAGATCTGTAAATAGAATATTTAAAATTCAGTACACATAATTTGAAAATGCTTCTTTTTAATTCTAACAACTGTATCCTCTGCAAATAAGTTTCTACAGCCTCATATTAATTCAGCACAGGATGCAGTTTTTATTGTCTCTCGTGAACAAAAAGCATCTTCTCCATTTCTTAATACAAGCCCAATGTTGTGGTGCTGTGTGCTATTCGTTCTGTTCTTAAACTAAAAAGCTCAATCCAATTTCTCCAGTTGactaaaaatactatttctacaTGAGTAACTTGTTTGACAAGTTCTAAGCCCCAAACAATTGGatacttttattaaaagacaCTTCAACTGACTTGTAGTGTGGTCCTGCTCTAAGAAGTAGCTATGCAAAAATGGCACCATATTACCTGCTCCTTGTGTTTACTTAGAATCATGCCTACTGTCTTTAGTGAGAAAATTCAGCTTATACTGTTTTTTTTATTCCTATTAGAGCCAATCTTTTCCTCCTTTTACATCAGAGATGTGTATTGAGTGTAATTAATTGGAAGATACTGGAATTTCACAGGTGTAACTGAAGGTTTAATTTGGCCTAAAGAACTTTTATTCCAGGAGAAAATAATGAGAATAAAAGAATCAGCTCCACATTAGGTGTGATATTATAAACATGATGCTGCATTAAATTcccatttttggttttttttccccagtcaaTAATCTCAAACCATGTTTGTGCTTAAATATGGCCACTTTTTTTAACCTCTGACCACACCACATTATGGTCTGTGGTTTATGGttaatgttttttaaaggaagtaaAACGGGAAACAGTTATTGCCTTCAGTTTCCAGAACTATACAATTCTTAAAACACAGAAAGTGATTGTTCAGAAATGCTCACTACCAGTAGAGCTTTACAGTTCAGCGAATATTGCCTTGCTATCTTAGAAAATTAGTCTTGTGCTGAGAAATATGCTTTTTTTACATTTGTACTATCTTAATGAATAAAGCCATAGCTAAACGATTAATGCAGGTAATGCTTAGTAGAACCATTTCATGCTGAAATTTTAGTTATATTCTGAAGTGTTTTGTTACAAACCTACATTCATTTCAGAAGACTTCGTCTGATCAGTAGAAACGGTCCTTGATGCACTTAGTATTTAAAGAGTAGGTCTTCATGCCAGATTGAAACttgcttttttaatttaaatgtgctGAATTCATTTAAAATCAGTATCTTTAGGTAGGGTTTCTAGTGTTCAGATGGTGATGATCATGGTGGGGAAATAGACAATATCCACAACAATACAAGCCAACTTACCCATGAAAATCATTAGCTCACTCTGCCACTCCAGACAGTAGTTTGAGGCATTCAGATGTAGGCTAACATGAAAAGATGCTACAAATACTTTGTCAAAATGTAACATGGTATCCAAAATGCTGTGTGTATAAGGCCTTCCAGATTTCTGATTTTCTATAGTCTAAAACTGGAAGACTTTATTATtagaatattaatgaatttaggcTACCATTTTTAGTAGAATTAGGAAGTTACATATTTATCAGTAGTGACTACATATTCTATCTTTGTGCTTGTTAAGTAAGGTAATGTTTCATTTCATAAAACTTTTTCAGATATTATGGAAGAGGGAAGCAGTATTGCAGTATTGGTGCCAAATATTGGGGAAGAAGAAGCTGTACTGATTTCTGAAACAGTCATTGGCTCAACACTGAAAAGCAGTGAAGATCATAGAAAATGTAAAACTGATCCTCTGATCCATGTTATCGAAAAATTAAGCAAGATAGTAGAAAGTGAGAAGTCACAGAGATGCCTTTTAATAGGGAAAAAACGTTCCCATCCTAATGCTTCTACGCCATCTTTTGAAACACAAGAAATTTGTGAGATCCCAGCTAAAACAATGGAGCTGCCTGTTATTGGCATTAAAAAGACTGATGAGCTACAAGCAGATTATGTAACCAATTGTCTTCCACAAAGTAAAAGAAAGGTTATATGCTACCAATGTAGCCTATGTAAATTTCTATCGCCATCTCTTTGTATACTACAAGAACATATAAAACAACATGGTCAACAGAATGAAGTGATATTAATGTGCTCAGAATGCCACTTTGCTTCTAAAAATCAAGAAGAACTTGAAGTTCATGTCAGAATTCACCATGAGAATGATGGCAAAAACCAGTCAAAAGTGCACCAATGTGTAAATCTCTCAACTTCATCTTTGCAAGGGCCAGTGGAAGGAAGTGTCAAAGCAGGCACTGATCAGGCAGTACATCTGGACTGTAAAGGCATAACTCTGTCTACTCCTATAGCTGAAATGGGTAGGAGAAAATGGTATACTTATGAGCAGTATGGCATGTATCGGTGCTTAATTTGTAGCTACACTTGTGGTCAGCAAAGAATGTTGAAAACCCATGCATGGAAACATGCAGGTGAGGTTGATTGTTCCTATCCTATATTTGAAGAAGAAAATGAGCCTGCTAGCTTGTCAGATGCAACTGTAACTCATACGTCTCATAGTGTGGATACAATTGTTCTCTCTCTAGAAAATAATGAACTAGACATCCATAGTGACCATTCTCTTCAACTCCAGATTTGTAGTTCTGAGCAACTGTCATGTAAATCACCACCAGTGGTAGAAAATGTAAAAGAGGAGGAGGTTCTAAGTCAATCAACAGCCCTTTCCCCTACTGGAGAACTGTTAGAGGAAACAATATCGGATACAGATACAGAGCAAGATAATTTGATAACTGATAGCCTACTTTCATCAGCACAGAAAATCATTAACTGTAGCCCAAATAAGAAAGGTCATGTTAATGTAATAGTAGAGCGCTTGCCAAGTGCTGAAGAAACTGTTTTACAGAAACCTTTTCTAATGAACACTGACATTGAAACTGAGAAAAAATTAATCTCAGAGGAATCCCAGGTTGTGTGTGAAGGATCTGGTGAAGTTTATCACTCAGATGAAATTGAAGAAGTAATAATCGGATGGAGCAATACTGAGAAGAAAGATAGTGATTTAATTTCTAATAAAGGCATAGCAGCTGATGAAAATGCCCCTCCTGTGCGAAGAAGAACAAATTCGGAGTCTCTGAGACTGCACTCGTTAGCTGCAGAAGCTCTTGTTACAATGCCTATCAGAGCTGCAGAACTAACAAGATCCAGCTTTAGGGCCTTCACTGCGGTAAACTCTTTAGATGCAGATACAGGACAAAGACAGATGGATGGCACTTGTGCAGCCCATTCTAAAATGGTATCGTCACTTAAAAACCCTCCAGAGGGGTTAACTAGTTTAAACCAAAGTGACTGTGCAATAATGGAGCTACAGAAGGACAAACCAGAGCTATCAGAAGCACCAATTAAAATGGGCATTAGTATGTCACTGCTCACAGTAATTGAAAAATTGAGAGAGAGGACAGATCAGAATGCTTCTGATGATGACATTTTGAAAGAATTACAGGACAACGCACAATGCCAACCTGTGAATGACATGAACATGCCAGGAAGTAACCTGGTAGAGTACATACCCAATGTAGATCGACCATACCGCTGTCGCCTATGCCATTATAGCAGTGGCAATAAGGGCTACATAAAACAACACTTGAGAGTCCATCGTCAAAGGCAACCATATCAGTGTCCTATCTGTGAGCACATAGCTGACAATAGTAAAGATTTAGAAAGCCATATGATCAACCACTGCAAAACCAGAATGTATCAATGCAAGCAATGTGAAGAATCCTTTCATTATAAGGTGAAGTTATTTCCTTTGCATCTTTCTAGAATTAGTTTGCTACTAATTAACTGTTTTATTACTTTCTTTTAACTAAACTACGTTAGCGACAGGAATTATCAAAGTATGGCACCTTGGCTCAAATGTCATTACAAATGGAGACTATTAGAATTACTCTTGTACTACTGTGTTCTTGCAACATGTCTTGCAACCTCAGGTTATTTACTTTTATGTGTCCTCTGTTTCTTTgtgaaaaatattacattttcacTGAGAGTCATGATAGTGACCAATTAATGCACTACTTCTGGCCTGTTAACCTGTAGCAGTAACAGGAGGGAATGGAAGCATTAGGAGGGGATAGTCTagatcggggtggccaacctgagcctgagaaggagccagaatttaccaatgtacattgccaaagagccacagtaagatgccggcagcccccaccccgctctcagcgcctcccacccaccagcagccctgccgatctgcaccttcccctccctccccgcacctcctgatcagctgtttcgtggcatgcggtaggctctggggggaaggggggaggagcaagggcactgcaggctgaggggagggggtgggaaggggtagaatgggggcagggcccgtgttagagccaggggttgagcagtgagcaccccccagcacattggaaagttggtgcctgtagctccagccccggagtcggtgcctatacaaggagccgcatattaacttctgaagagccgcatgtggctccaaagccacaggttggccaccccttgTCTAGATAACCTAATAGATCAGACCTTCAAAGGGCACTCAAACATGACCCCTCATTGGGAGTGGGTGCAAAACCAGAGAGTGTTCTTCTAaaacagggtttctcaaacttcattgcaccacaacctcGTTCTGACAAAAacaattactacacgaccccaggagtgAAGACTGAACTCACCTGAGCTCtgctgccccaggtgggggatggggaagatgGGGGAGAGCCAAACCCAAGGGTTTCAGCCTCAGTCAggggggctgtaacctga
Above is a genomic segment from Chrysemys picta bellii isolate R12L10 chromosome 14, ASM1138683v2, whole genome shotgun sequence containing:
- the ZNF507 gene encoding zinc finger protein 507 isoform X4; the protein is MEEGSSIAVLVPNIGEEEAVLISETVIGSTLKSSEDHRKCKTDPLIHVIEKLSKIVESEKSQRCLLIGKKRSHPNASTPSFETQEICEIPAKTMELPVIGIKKTDELQADYVTNCLPQSKRKVICYQCSLCKFLSPSLCILQEHIKQHGQQNEVILMCSECHFASKNQEELEVHVRIHHENDGKNQSKVHQCVNLSTSSLQGPVEGSVKAGTDQAVHLDCKGITLSTPIAEMGRRKWYTYEQYGMYRCLICSYTCGQQRMLKTHAWKHAGEVDCSYPIFEEENEPASLSDATVTHTSHSVDTIVLSLENNELDIHSDHSLQLQICSSEQLSCKSPPVVENVKEEEVLSQSTALSPTGELLEETISDTDTEQDNLITDSLLSSAQKIINCSPNKKGHVNVIVERLPSAEETVLQKPFLMNTDIETEKKLISEESQVVCEGSGEVYHSDEIEEVIIGWSNTEKKDSDLISNKGIAADENAPPVRRRTNSESLRLHSLAAEALVTMPIRAAELTRSSFRAFTAVNSLDADTGQRQMDGTCAAHSKMVSSLKNPPEGLTSLNQSDCAIMELQKDKPELSEAPIKMGISMSLLTVIEKLRERTDQNASDDDILKELQDNAQCQPVNDMNMPGSNLVEYIPNVDRPYRCRLCHYSSGNKGYIKQHLRVHRQRQPYQCPICEHIADNSKDLESHMINHCKTRMYQCKQCEESFHYKSQLRNHEREQHSLPDLLSTATSNKLIVSSEADEREGNKPSVQKLYRCDVCDYASTTYVGVRNHRRIHNSDKPYRCSLCGYVCSHPPSLKSHMWKHASDQNYNYEQVNKAINDAISQSGRFQGQLPGKTLLESTDESLVPVLGSSENLVSFSESINQTTNEISGSNENQKLNPTINTSCNLEKNSSQPHLGTEYCVLLFCCCICGFESTSKENLLDHMKEHEGEIINIILNKDHNATQNSN
- the ZNF507 gene encoding zinc finger protein 507 isoform X5, yielding MEEGSSIAVLVPNIGEEEAVLISETVIGSTLKSSEDHRKCKTDPLIHVIEKLSKIVESEKSQRCLLIGKKRSHPNASTPSFETQEICEIPAKTMELPVIGIKKTDELQADYVTNCLPQSKRKVICYQCSLCKFLSPSLCILQEHIKQHGQQNEVILMCSECHFASKNQEELEVHVRIHHENDGKNQSKVHQCVNLSTSSLQGPVEGSVKAGTDQAVHLDCKGITLSTPIAEMGRRKWYTYEQYGMYRCLICSYTCGQQRMLKTHAWKHAGEVDCSYPIFEEENEPASLSDATVTHTSHSVDTIVLSLENNELDIHSDHSLQLQICSSEQLSCKSPPVVENVKEEEVLSQSTALSPTGELLEETISDTDTEQDNLITDSLLSSAQKIINCSPNKKGHVNVIVERLPSAEETVLQKPFLMNTDIETEKKLISEESQVVCEGSGEVYHSDEIEEVIIGWSNTEKKDSDLISNKGIAADENAPPVRRRTNSESLRLHSLAAEALVTMPIRAAELTRSSFRAFTAVNSLDADTGQRQMDGTCAAHSKMVSSLKNPPEGLTSLNQSDCAIMELQKDKPELSEAPIKMGISMSLLTVIEKLRERTDQNASDDDILKELQDNAQCQPVNDMNMPGSNLVEYIPNVDRPYRCRLCHYSSGNKGYIKQHLRVHRQRQPYQCPICEHIADNSKDLESHMINHCKTRMYQCKQCEESFHYKSQLRNHEREQHSLPDLLSTATSNKLIVSSEADEREGNKPSVQKLYRCDVCDYASTTYVGVRNHRRIHNSDKPYRCRVCDFATTNMNSLKCHMKRHPQEHQAVQLMEQYKCSLCGYVCSHPPSLKSHMWKHASDQNYNYEQVNKAINDAISQSGRCVFQGQLPGKTLLESTDESLVPVLGSSENLVSFSESINQTTNEISGSNENQKLNPTINTSCNLEKNSSQPHLGTEYCVLLFCCCICGFESTSKENLLDHMKEHEGEIINIILNKDHNATQNSN
- the ZNF507 gene encoding zinc finger protein 507 isoform X1, which gives rise to MVTLLSRAFGFSFTLGPALVSMVTGRRERRQGTFTLRSPDLAQRSRDPVSIIAILKQCSQGGGKKEKKKSLRRRWSERTEATWRGAACPVEDPADIMEEGSSIAVLVPNIGEEEAVLISETVIGSTLKSSEDHRKCKTDPLIHVIEKLSKIVESEKSQRCLLIGKKRSHPNASTPSFETQEICEIPAKTMELPVIGIKKTDELQADYVTNCLPQSKRKVICYQCSLCKFLSPSLCILQEHIKQHGQQNEVILMCSECHFASKNQEELEVHVRIHHENDGKNQSKVHQCVNLSTSSLQGPVEGSVKAGTDQAVHLDCKGITLSTPIAEMGRRKWYTYEQYGMYRCLICSYTCGQQRMLKTHAWKHAGEVDCSYPIFEEENEPASLSDATVTHTSHSVDTIVLSLENNELDIHSDHSLQLQICSSEQLSCKSPPVVENVKEEEVLSQSTALSPTGELLEETISDTDTEQDNLITDSLLSSAQKIINCSPNKKGHVNVIVERLPSAEETVLQKPFLMNTDIETEKKLISEESQVVCEGSGEVYHSDEIEEVIIGWSNTEKKDSDLISNKGIAADENAPPVRRRTNSESLRLHSLAAEALVTMPIRAAELTRSSFRAFTAVNSLDADTGQRQMDGTCAAHSKMVSSLKNPPEGLTSLNQSDCAIMELQKDKPELSEAPIKMGISMSLLTVIEKLRERTDQNASDDDILKELQDNAQCQPVNDMNMPGSNLVEYIPNVDRPYRCRLCHYSSGNKGYIKQHLRVHRQRQPYQCPICEHIADNSKDLESHMINHCKTRMYQCKQCEESFHYKSQLRNHEREQHSLPDLLSTATSNKLIVSSEADEREGNKPSVQKLYRCDVCDYASTTYVGVRNHRRIHNSDKPYRCRVCDFATTNMNSLKCHMKRHPQEHQAVQLMEQYKCSLCGYVCSHPPSLKSHMWKHASDQNYNYEQVNKAINDAISQSGRCVFQGQLPGKTLLESTDESLVPVLGSSENLVSFSESINQTTNEISGSNENQKLNPTINTSCNLEKNSSQPHLGTEYCVLLFCCCICGFESTSKENLLDHMKEHEGEIINIILNKDHNATQNSN
- the ZNF507 gene encoding zinc finger protein 507 isoform X6 — encoded protein: MEEGSSIAVLVPNIGEEEAVLISETVIGSTLKSSEDHRKCKTDPLIHVIEKLSKIVESEKSQRCLLIGKKRSHPNASTPSFETQEICEIPAKTMELPVIGIKKTDELQADYVTNCLPQSKRKVICYQCSLCKFLSPSLCILQEHIKQHGQQNEVILMCSECHFASKNQEELEVHVRIHHENDGKNQSKVHQCVNLSTSSLQGPVEGSVKAGTDQAVHLDCKGITLSTPIAEMGRRKWYTYEQYGMYRCLICSYTCGQQRMLKTHAWKHAGEVDCSYPIFEEENEPASLSDATVTHTSHSVDTIVLSLENNELDIHSDHSLQLQICSSEQLSCKSPPVVENVKEEEVLSQSTALSPTGELLEETISDTDTEQDNLITDSLLSSAQKIINCSPNKKGHVNVIVERLPSAEETVLQKPFLMNTDIETEKKLISEESQVVCEGSGEVYHSDEIEEVIIGWSNTEKKDSDLISNKGIAADENAPPVRRRTNSESLRLHSLAAEALVTMPIRAAELTRSSFRAFTAVNSLDADTGQRQMDGTCAAHSKMVSSLKNPPEGLTSLNQSDCAIMELQKDKPELSEAPIKMGISMSLLTVIEKLRERTDQNASDDDILKELQDNAQCQPVNDMNMPGSNLVEYIPNVDRPYRCRLCHYSSGNKGYIKQHLRVHRQRQPYQCPICEHIADNSKDLESHMINHCKTRMYQCKQCEESFHYKSQLRNHEREQHSLPDLLSTATSNKLIVSSEADEREGNKPSVQKLYRCDVCDYASTTYVGVRNHRRIHNSDKPYSFLPSPCKLARRQCEKTRTCYSI
- the ZNF507 gene encoding zinc finger protein 507 isoform X2: MVTLLSRAFGFSFTLGPALVSMVTGRRERRQGTFTLRSPDLAQRSRDPVSIIAILKQCSQGGGKKEKKKSLRRRWSERTEATWRGAACPVEDPADIMEEGSSIAVLVPNIGEEEAVLISETVIGSTLKSSEDHRKCKTDPLIHVIEKLSKIVESEKSQRCLLIGKKRSHPNASTPSFETQEICEIPAKTMELPVIGIKKTDELQADYVTNCLPQSKRKVICYQCSLCKFLSPSLCILQEHIKQHGQQNEVILMCSECHFASKNQEELEVHVRIHHENDGKNQSKVHQCVNLSTSSLQGPVEGSVKAGTDQAVHLDCKGITLSTPIAEMGRRKWYTYEQYGMYRCLICSYTCGQQRMLKTHAWKHAGEVDCSYPIFEEENEPASLSDATVTHTSHSVDTIVLSLENNELDIHSDHSLQLQICSSEQLSCKSPPVVENVKEEEVLSQSTALSPTGELLEETISDTDTEQDNLITDSLLSSAQKIINCSPNKKGHVNVIVERLPSAEETVLQKPFLMNTDIETEKKLISEESQVVCEGSGEVYHSDEIEEVIIGWSNTEKKDSDLISNKGIAADENAPPVRRRTNSESLRLHSLAAEALVTMPIRAAELTRSSFRAFTAVNSLDADTGQRQMDGTCAAHSKMVSSLKNPPEGLTSLNQSDCAIMELQKDKPELSEAPIKMGISMSLLTVIEKLRERTDQNASDDDILKELQDNAQCQPVNDMNMPGSNLVEYIPNVDRPYRCRLCHYSSGNKGYIKQHLRVHRQRQPYQCPICEHIADNSKDLESHMINHCKTRMYQCKQCEESFHYKSQLRNHEREQHSLPDLLSTATSNKLIVSSEADEREGNKPSVQKLYRCDVCDYASTTYVGVRNHRRIHNSDKPYRCRVCDFATTNMNSLKCHMKRHPQEHQAVQLMEQYKCSLCGYVCSHPPSLKSHMWKHASDQNYNYEQVNKAINDAISQSGRFQGQLPGKTLLESTDESLVPVLGSSENLVSFSESINQTTNEISGSNENQKLNPTINTSCNLEKNSSQPHLGTEYCVLLFCCCICGFESTSKENLLDHMKEHEGEIINIILNKDHNATQNSN
- the ZNF507 gene encoding zinc finger protein 507 isoform X3, with the protein product MEEGSSIAVLVPNIGEEEAVLISETVIGSTLKSSEDHRKCKTDPLIHVIEKLSKIVESEKSQRCLLIGKKRSHPNASTPSFETQEICEIPAKTMELPVIGIKKTDELQADYVTNCLPQSKRKVICYQCSLCKFLSPSLCILQEHIKQHGQQNEVILMCSECHFASKNQEELEVHVRIHHENDGKNQSKVHQCVNLSTSSLQGPVEGSVKAGTDQAVHLDCKGITLSTPIAEMGRRKWYTYEQYGMYRCLICSYTCGQQRMLKTHAWKHAGEVDCSYPIFEEENEPASLSDATVTHTSHSVDTIVLSLENNELDIHSDHSLQLQICSSEQLSCKSPPVVENVKEEEVLSQSTALSPTGELLEETISDTDTEQDNLITDSLLSSAQKIINCSPNKKGHVNVIVERLPSAEETVLQKPFLMNTDIETEKKLISEESQVVCEGSGEVYHSDEIEEVIIGWSNTEKKDSDLISNKGIAADENAPPVRRRTNSESLRLHSLAAEALVTMPIRAAELTRSSFRAFTAVNSLDADTGQRQMDGTCAAHSKMVSSLKNPPEGLTSLNQSDCAIMELQKDKPELSEAPIKMGISMSLLTVIEKLRERTDQNASDDDILKELQDNAQCQPVNDMNMPGSNLVEYIPNVDRPYRCRLCHYSSGNKGYIKQHLRVHRQRQPYQCPICEHIADNSKDLESHMINHCKTRMYQCKQCEESFHYKSQLRNHEREQHSLPDLLSTATSNKLIVSSEADEREGNKPSVQKLYRCDVCDYASTTYVGVRNHRRIHNSDKPYRCSLCGYVCSHPPSLKSHMWKHASDQNYNYEQVNKAINDAISQSGRCVFQGQLPGKTLLESTDESLVPVLGSSENLVSFSESINQTTNEISGSNENQKLNPTINTSCNLEKNSSQPHLGTEYCVLLFCCCICGFESTSKENLLDHMKEHEGEIINIILNKDHNATQNSN